A region from the uncultured Stenotrophomonas sp. genome encodes:
- a CDS encoding conserved hypothetical protein (Evidence 4 : Homologs of previously reported genes of unknown function) — MERFSGGCLCGEVRLLASGRPYRVGLCHCMDCRKHHGALFHASAVFPRDAVVVQGETRDYAGRHFCPRCGSSVFGCSGDEIEVNLGSLDDPDQLRPTYELWTIRREAWLPPFPLGRHYPRDRDSISRSEG, encoded by the coding sequence ATGGAACGGTTCAGCGGGGGTTGCCTGTGCGGCGAAGTGCGGCTGCTGGCCTCCGGCCGCCCCTACCGGGTCGGCCTGTGCCACTGCATGGACTGCCGCAAACATCACGGCGCATTGTTCCATGCCTCGGCGGTGTTCCCGCGCGATGCGGTGGTGGTGCAGGGAGAAACCCGCGATTACGCCGGGCGCCACTTCTGCCCACGCTGCGGCTCGTCGGTGTTCGGCTGCAGCGGGGACGAAATCGAGGTGAACCTCGGGTCGCTGGATGACCCTGACCAATTGCGGCCGACCTACGAACTGTGGACTATCCGGCGCGAAGCGTGGCTGCCGCCTTTCCCGCTCGGCAGGCATTATCCACGGGATCGCGATAGCATCAGCCGCTCCGAGGGGTGA
- the cysS gene encoding Cysteine--tRNA ligase, with translation MSLHLYNTLTRRLEPFVPLDPAAPTMYVCGPTVYNYVHIGNARGPVVFGVLADLLRRRHGALRYARNITDVDDKINAAAREQGVPISTITDRFAAAYRQDMAALGVAPPDIEPEATAHIPQIIAMIEGLITAGHAYAAQGHVLFAVSSFDGYGKLSRRDPEEMLAGARVEVAPYKRDAGDFVLWKPSSDDLPGWASPWGRGRPGWHIECSAMAAAHLGDTIDIHAGGVDLQFPHHENEIAQSECAHGGRTFARFWLHNGMLNFGGAKMSKSVGNIERVHDLVRKHPPEALRYALLSAHYRQPLDWSVALIEQSVRTLDRLYGTLRDLASVEAAPLIPAAVEAALDDDLNTPLALAELARIAGDARKAEGADDKARLKAELLGAGLALGLLQQAPAAWFGRGTDIGDDARIQALIDERIAAKQARDFARADAIRDQLAAENIVLEDTPQGVRWKRG, from the coding sequence ATGTCCCTGCATCTGTACAACACCCTGACGCGGCGGCTTGAGCCGTTCGTCCCGCTGGACCCGGCCGCCCCGACCATGTACGTCTGCGGCCCCACCGTCTACAATTACGTGCACATCGGCAATGCCCGCGGCCCGGTGGTGTTCGGGGTGCTGGCCGACCTGCTGCGGCGCCGCCACGGCGCACTGCGCTACGCCCGCAACATCACCGACGTGGACGACAAGATCAACGCCGCCGCGCGCGAACAGGGCGTGCCGATCTCGACCATCACCGACCGCTTCGCCGCCGCCTACCGGCAAGACATGGCCGCGCTGGGCGTGGCCCCGCCGGACATCGAACCGGAAGCCACCGCGCACATCCCGCAGATCATCGCCATGATCGAAGGGCTGATCACCGCAGGCCATGCCTATGCCGCGCAGGGCCACGTGCTGTTCGCGGTGTCCAGCTTCGACGGCTACGGCAAGCTCTCCCGTCGCGACCCCGAGGAAATGCTGGCCGGCGCCCGCGTCGAGGTGGCCCCGTACAAGCGCGACGCCGGCGACTTCGTGCTGTGGAAGCCCTCCAGCGACGACCTGCCCGGCTGGGCGTCGCCGTGGGGCCGCGGCCGTCCCGGCTGGCACATCGAGTGCTCGGCAATGGCCGCCGCGCATCTGGGCGACACCATCGACATCCATGCCGGCGGCGTGGACCTGCAGTTCCCGCACCACGAAAACGAGATCGCGCAGAGCGAGTGCGCCCACGGCGGCCGCACCTTCGCCCGCTTCTGGCTGCACAACGGCATGCTCAACTTCGGCGGCGCCAAGATGAGCAAGTCGGTCGGCAACATCGAGCGCGTGCACGACCTGGTGCGCAAGCACCCGCCCGAGGCACTGCGTTACGCGCTGCTGTCGGCCCACTACCGACAGCCGCTGGACTGGTCCGTCGCGCTGATCGAGCAGAGCGTGCGCACGCTGGACCGGTTGTACGGCACCCTGCGCGACCTTGCCAGCGTCGAGGCCGCGCCGCTGATCCCGGCGGCGGTGGAAGCCGCACTGGACGACGACCTCAACACGCCACTGGCACTGGCCGAGCTTGCGCGCATTGCCGGCGACGCGCGCAAGGCCGAAGGTGCGGATGACAAGGCACGGCTGAAAGCCGAACTGCTCGGCGCCGGCCTCGCGCTGGGCCTGTTGCAACAGGCGCCGGCGGCGTGGTTCGGGCGTGGCACCGACATTGGCGACGACGCGCGCATCCAGGCGTTGATCGACGAGCGCATCGCCGCCAAGCAGGCCCGCGACTTCGCCCGCGCCGATGCCATCCGCGACCAGCTGGCCGCCGAGAACATCGTGCTGGAAGACACCCCGCAGGGCGTGCGCTGGAAGCGCGGCTGA
- a CDS encoding DnaK supressor, giving the protein MAAKKPAKKAVKVAKKTAKPAVKKAAPKPVAKKPVAKAAKPAAKKAPAKKAVAVKSPAKKAAPVKKAVAKKVAAAKAPVKKVAKAAAKPAKAVTKAAKPAANKPAARKAAEKAPARKVAAPASKPVTKSVPKPAPKPVSAKPVPAPAAKKAPAPAPAPAVVKPAAKAPQSKNPVPVSKSPAKTAVKSKPAAPVAVRPVGKVAVAVTARSAAPAPRSKHKVVEYKTDEATGRPILPSGYKPSADEEYMSPLQQEYFRQRLQGWRADLVEESKQTIENLREEVRDIGDEAERATRETENSLELRTRDRYRKLIGKIDSTLKRLEAGDYGYCVDTGEEIGLDRLEARLTAERTIDAQERWEHMQKQQGD; this is encoded by the coding sequence GTGGCTGCTAAAAAACCTGCAAAAAAGGCCGTCAAGGTCGCCAAGAAAACCGCCAAGCCTGCCGTGAAGAAGGCGGCACCCAAGCCGGTGGCAAAGAAACCGGTTGCCAAGGCGGCCAAGCCCGCGGCGAAGAAGGCGCCCGCCAAGAAGGCGGTGGCCGTCAAGTCGCCCGCAAAAAAGGCCGCGCCCGTGAAGAAGGCCGTGGCCAAGAAGGTGGCTGCCGCCAAGGCACCGGTGAAGAAGGTGGCCAAGGCCGCCGCCAAGCCGGCCAAGGCGGTGACCAAGGCCGCCAAGCCTGCCGCCAACAAGCCCGCAGCCAGGAAGGCCGCGGAGAAGGCGCCCGCCCGCAAGGTCGCCGCTCCCGCCAGCAAGCCCGTTACCAAGTCCGTACCGAAACCGGCCCCCAAGCCGGTGTCGGCCAAGCCTGTCCCGGCCCCCGCCGCCAAGAAGGCCCCTGCTCCGGCTCCCGCGCCGGCAGTGGTGAAGCCGGCGGCCAAGGCCCCGCAATCCAAGAATCCCGTGCCTGTTTCGAAATCCCCCGCAAAAACCGCCGTCAAATCCAAACCCGCTGCACCCGTCGCCGTCCGCCCGGTCGGCAAGGTTGCCGTTGCCGTCACCGCACGCTCGGCCGCCCCGGCGCCGCGCAGCAAGCACAAGGTGGTGGAGTACAAGACCGACGAAGCCACCGGTCGCCCGATCCTGCCGTCCGGCTACAAGCCCTCGGCGGACGAGGAGTACATGAGCCCGCTGCAGCAGGAGTATTTCCGCCAGCGCCTGCAGGGATGGCGTGCCGATCTGGTCGAGGAATCCAAGCAGACCATCGAGAACCTGCGTGAGGAAGTGCGCGACATCGGCGACGAGGCCGAGCGCGCCACCCGCGAGACCGAGAACTCGCTGGAACTGCGCACCCGCGACCGCTACCGCAAGCTGATCGGCAAGATCGACAGCACGCTCAAGCGCCTGGAAGCCGGCGACTACGGCTATTGCGTGGACACCGGCGAGGAAATCGGCCTGGACCGCCTGGAAGCCCGCCTCACCGCCGAGCGCACCATCGATGCGCAGGAGCGCTGGGAGCACATGCAGAAGCAGCAGGGCGACTGA
- a CDS encoding conserved exported hypothetical protein (Evidence 4 : Homologs of previously reported genes of unknown function), with amino-acid sequence MKHAPLLSSALGLLAVASGSAMAQSEEPRNRVAIVENVRHDYAQVLNVEPVFQTLRATRTEEHCVPVSTLTLDPVQVTAEEEKGGFRRFWDSVKGVFSRRHDDDDEAAMTLARGGGNTPMLTPECRIVEVGREFRRPIAYDVDYVYKGTKFRSRLPEDPGNRLKLRVSITPELGDDPEPVAGNP; translated from the coding sequence ATGAAGCACGCTCCCTTGTTGTCCTCAGCCTTGGGCCTGCTGGCCGTCGCCAGCGGCTCCGCCATGGCGCAGAGCGAAGAGCCGCGCAACCGCGTGGCGATCGTGGAGAACGTGCGCCACGATTACGCGCAGGTACTCAACGTCGAGCCGGTGTTCCAGACCCTGCGTGCCACCCGCACCGAGGAGCATTGCGTGCCGGTATCCACGCTCACGCTGGACCCGGTGCAGGTCACCGCCGAGGAGGAGAAGGGCGGGTTCCGTCGCTTCTGGGATTCGGTGAAGGGGGTCTTCAGCCGCCGGCACGACGACGATGACGAGGCCGCGATGACGTTGGCGCGCGGTGGCGGCAATACCCCGATGCTCACCCCCGAATGCCGCATCGTCGAGGTCGGCCGCGAGTTCCGCCGGCCCATCGCCTATGACGTGGACTATGTCTACAAGGGCACCAAGTTCCGCTCGCGGCTGCCGGAAGACCCGGGCAACCGCCTGAAGTTGCGGGTGTCGATCACCCCCGAACTGGGTGATGATCCCGAACCCGTAGCCGGCAATCCGTGA
- a CDS encoding putative exported peptidase (Evidence 3 : Function proposed based on presence of conserved amino acid motif, structural feature or limited homology), translated as MRRALLAGVLLAPLLPTLPGHAQDGIGELIDNRIVFPASASQGAMVIGKVPAGSTVHYAGRDLRVSGYGSVVFGIGRDEKGPLQVQVRRPDGSSETTAIAVTARDWPLERVNGVPPKTVNPPPAIAERIAREQARVTEARRRDDARTDFTQTFAWPVQGRISGRFGNARTYNGQPGAGHSGMDIAVPAGTPVKAPAAGVVTFSDPDLYLTGGTVVLDHGYGISSNFLHLSRIDVKVGDRIEQGQVIATVGATGRATGPHLHWGMNWFDVRIDPLLVLERGR; from the coding sequence ATGCGCCGCGCGTTGCTGGCCGGGGTGCTGCTGGCGCCCCTGCTCCCCACCCTGCCCGGCCATGCCCAGGACGGCATCGGCGAGTTGATCGACAACCGCATCGTGTTCCCGGCCAGTGCCTCGCAGGGGGCGATGGTGATCGGCAAGGTACCCGCCGGCAGCACGGTGCATTACGCCGGCCGCGACCTGCGGGTGAGCGGCTACGGCAGCGTGGTGTTCGGTATCGGCCGCGACGAGAAAGGCCCGTTGCAGGTACAGGTACGGCGCCCGGATGGCTCCAGCGAAACGACGGCCATCGCCGTCACCGCCCGCGACTGGCCGCTGGAGCGGGTCAACGGGGTACCGCCGAAAACGGTGAACCCGCCGCCGGCGATCGCCGAGCGCATCGCCCGCGAACAGGCGCGGGTCACCGAGGCGCGCAGGCGCGACGACGCCCGCACCGATTTCACCCAGACCTTCGCCTGGCCGGTGCAGGGCCGCATCAGCGGCCGCTTCGGCAATGCCCGCACCTACAACGGCCAGCCCGGCGCCGGCCATTCCGGCATGGACATCGCCGTGCCCGCCGGCACCCCGGTGAAGGCACCGGCCGCCGGCGTCGTCACCTTCTCCGACCCGGACCTGTACCTGACCGGCGGCACCGTGGTGCTCGACCACGGCTACGGCATCAGCTCCAACTTCCTGCACCTGTCGCGGATCGACGTGAAGGTGGGCGACCGCATCGAACAAGGCCAGGTGATCGCCACGGTCGGCGCCACCGGGCGCGCGACCGGGCCGCACCTGCATTGGGGGATGAACTGGTTCGATGTGCGGATCGACCCGCTGCTGGTGCTGGAGCGCGGCAGATAA
- a CDS encoding conserved hypothetical protein (Evidence 4 : Homologs of previously reported genes of unknown function), which yields MTDTPFPLEPTAAEAQAAIAEEFSFFGDWSERYQYLIDLGRKLPAFPDEWKVEEHRLHGCQSLVWIVPEGNADRLAFHAISDSAIVSGLIYLALRVYSGRPAAEILATEPDYVASIGLAKHLSPTRSNGLASMLAFIRDTARSQQA from the coding sequence ATGACCGACACCCCCTTCCCGCTCGAACCCACCGCCGCCGAAGCCCAGGCCGCCATCGCCGAGGAGTTTTCCTTCTTCGGCGACTGGTCCGAGCGCTACCAGTACCTGATCGACCTCGGCCGCAAGCTGCCGGCGTTTCCCGATGAATGGAAGGTCGAGGAACATCGCCTGCACGGCTGCCAGTCGCTGGTGTGGATCGTGCCGGAAGGCAACGCCGACCGGCTGGCGTTCCATGCCATCAGCGACTCGGCCATCGTCTCCGGGCTGATCTATCTGGCTCTGCGCGTCTACTCCGGCCGCCCGGCTGCCGAGATCCTCGCCACCGAACCGGACTACGTGGCCTCCATTGGCCTGGCCAAGCACCTCTCGCCCACCCGCAGCAACGGACTGGCCTCGATGCTGGCCTTCATCCGCGACACCGCGCGGTCGCAGCAGGCGTGA
- the gph gene encoding Phosphoglycolate phosphatase — MTAASFPAAVLFDLDGTLLDSAPDFVVTLDQLRQARGLPPVAPARVREVVSKGSRAMLGVAFPQMDAAARDALVPEFLDTYEALIGRHARLFDGVAEMLQALEQAGSRWGIVTNKPEYLARLILPQLGWEQRCAVLIGGDTLAERKPHPLPLQVAAQRIGVAPQYCVYVGDDERDILAARAAGMPSVAALWGYRLEGDDPLAWQADRLCEWPRQLLQAAVWPAAA, encoded by the coding sequence ATGACCGCAGCGTCGTTCCCGGCGGCGGTGCTGTTCGACCTGGACGGCACCCTGCTCGACAGCGCGCCGGATTTCGTCGTCACCCTCGACCAGCTGCGGCAGGCGCGTGGCCTGCCGCCGGTGGCGCCGGCACGTGTGCGCGAGGTGGTGTCGAAAGGTTCACGGGCGATGCTGGGCGTGGCGTTCCCGCAGATGGATGCCGCCGCGCGCGACGCGCTGGTGCCGGAGTTCCTCGATACCTACGAAGCGCTGATCGGCCGCCATGCGCGGCTGTTCGACGGTGTCGCCGAAATGCTGCAGGCACTGGAACAGGCCGGAAGCCGCTGGGGCATCGTCACCAACAAACCTGAATACCTGGCACGGCTGATCCTGCCGCAGCTGGGCTGGGAACAGCGCTGCGCGGTTCTGATCGGCGGCGACACCCTGGCCGAGCGCAAGCCGCACCCGCTGCCGTTGCAGGTGGCCGCGCAGCGCATCGGCGTTGCCCCGCAATATTGCGTCTATGTCGGTGACGACGAGCGCGACATCCTGGCCGCGCGCGCGGCCGGCATGCCCTCGGTGGCGGCGCTGTGGGGCTACCGGTTGGAAGGTGATGATCCGCTGGCGTGGCAGGCCGACCGCCTGTGCGAATGGCCGCGGCAACTCCTGCAGGCGGCCGTGTGGCCGGCTGCAGCCTGA
- a CDS encoding conserved hypothetical protein (Evidence 4 : Homologs of previously reported genes of unknown function) codes for MSSALDSFLGKWQQRWPEWAFVERFVAEADRTRALAWFALLQEFDDMLNISGDPLPTNAKLGWWGEELRSWAGQRSRHPLGRMLEPVRAPWMQLAEALPALIEAREPATGPAQARHVLQGFAEAVAAVEAVLFDAPLQSHAAGAVLTQVLAQRVQELGAAVVPAGVGGEREWQQALLAQWPARVAGPRPRRLLAALARGRLQARLRGGEYQPGPAGLLWRAWWAARG; via the coding sequence GTGAGCAGTGCGCTGGACAGCTTCCTGGGCAAATGGCAGCAACGCTGGCCGGAGTGGGCGTTCGTGGAGCGCTTTGTCGCCGAGGCGGACCGGACCCGGGCGCTGGCGTGGTTCGCGCTGCTGCAGGAGTTCGACGACATGCTCAACATCAGCGGCGACCCGCTGCCGACCAACGCCAAGCTCGGCTGGTGGGGCGAGGAACTGCGCAGTTGGGCCGGGCAGCGCTCGCGGCATCCATTGGGACGGATGCTGGAGCCGGTGCGGGCACCGTGGATGCAACTGGCCGAGGCGCTGCCGGCATTGATCGAGGCGCGCGAGCCCGCAACCGGCCCGGCGCAGGCGCGGCATGTGTTGCAAGGCTTCGCCGAAGCAGTGGCTGCGGTGGAAGCGGTGCTGTTCGATGCCCCGTTGCAATCGCATGCTGCGGGGGCGGTGTTGACGCAGGTGCTGGCGCAACGGGTGCAGGAACTCGGTGCCGCGGTGGTGCCGGCTGGCGTGGGCGGCGAGCGCGAATGGCAGCAGGCATTGCTGGCGCAATGGCCTGCGCGCGTGGCTGGGCCGCGCCCGCGCCGGTTGCTGGCCGCATTGGCACGCGGCCGCCTGCAGGCCCGGTTGCGTGGTGGCGAATACCAGCCGGGCCCGGCCGGGCTGCTGTGGCGCGCATGGTGGGCCGCGCGCGGCTGA
- the ubiG gene encoding bifunctional 3-demethylubiquinone-9 3-methyltransferase and 2-octaprenyl-6-hydroxy phenol methylase (Evidence 2a : Function of homologous gene experimentally demonstrated in an other organism; PubMedId : 1479344, 2834621; Product type e : enzyme) yields MTAASTSNNFDQAELDKFAALANRWWDADGPQKPLHALNPVRLRYVAERAALRGAKVLDIGCGGGLLSEALAKEGAQVTAIDLAPELVKVARLHGLESGVQVDYRVQSAEDLAAAQPGAFDVVTCMEMLEHVPDPGAIIAACQHLLKPDGKLFLSTINRTPAAFAVAVVGAEYIARLLPRGTHHYQDFIKPAELGGWLREAGLQLRDVSGMAYEPWRNRARLGRRTDINYLAFAVKPEQA; encoded by the coding sequence ATGACCGCAGCTTCGACGTCCAACAACTTCGATCAGGCCGAACTGGACAAGTTCGCCGCGCTGGCCAACCGCTGGTGGGACGCCGACGGCCCGCAGAAGCCGCTGCACGCGCTCAACCCGGTGCGCCTGCGCTACGTCGCCGAGCGCGCCGCGCTGCGTGGAGCGAAGGTGCTGGACATCGGCTGCGGTGGTGGCCTGCTCAGCGAAGCGTTGGCGAAGGAGGGAGCACAGGTCACCGCCATCGATCTCGCTCCGGAACTGGTCAAGGTCGCGCGCCTGCACGGGCTGGAGTCGGGCGTGCAGGTGGACTACCGGGTGCAGTCGGCCGAGGACCTGGCCGCCGCGCAGCCCGGTGCGTTCGACGTGGTCACCTGCATGGAAATGCTGGAACACGTGCCCGACCCGGGCGCGATCATCGCTGCCTGCCAGCACCTGCTCAAGCCGGACGGCAAGCTGTTCCTGTCCACCATCAACCGCACCCCGGCCGCGTTCGCGGTGGCGGTGGTTGGCGCCGAATACATCGCCCGGCTGCTGCCCAGGGGCACGCATCACTACCAGGATTTCATCAAGCCGGCCGAACTGGGCGGTTGGCTGCGCGAGGCCGGGCTGCAACTGCGGGACGTCAGCGGCATGGCCTACGAACCGTGGCGCAACCGCGCGCGGCTGGGCCGCCGTACCGACATCAACTACCTGGCCTTCGCGGTCAAGCCGGAACAGGCATGA
- a CDS encoding putative Major Facilitator Superfamily transmembrane transporter (Evidence 3 : Function proposed based on presence of conserved amino acid motif, structural feature or limited homology), translating to MNAAARHGIGALLRQPGFTALLTYRITAMLSYQIVAVTVGWHIYGITRNPFSLGLIGLAEVLPYFCVAPFAGYLVDHLPRRRLGMVACLGLVATAAVLVAVATGGLPFEGVWPIYLAIALTGMVRAFLSPIYNALFARVLAREQFANGAGFGSVVFQAGMVIGPALGGALVGWGGKGLAYGVATGMAMLAMVALALLKVDEPPPPPTRAPIFASIAEGARFVLGNQIMLGAMALDMFSVLLGGVVAMLPAFIREILHYGPEGLGILRAAPALGSVCVGLWLARHPLHRNAGRTLLFAVAGFGLCVIGFGLSQHFWLSAAVLLFYGACDGVSVVVRSTILQLATPDEMRGRVSSINGIFISSSNELGAFYAGSMARLLGLVPAVVVGGCAVLGVAGVTAWKAPQLRRLNLRDLQ from the coding sequence GTGAACGCCGCCGCCCGGCACGGCATCGGCGCACTGCTGCGCCAGCCGGGCTTCACCGCGCTGCTCACCTACCGCATCACCGCGATGCTGTCCTACCAGATCGTCGCGGTCACGGTGGGCTGGCACATCTACGGGATCACCCGCAATCCGTTCTCGCTGGGCCTGATCGGCCTGGCCGAGGTGCTGCCCTACTTCTGCGTGGCGCCGTTCGCCGGCTACCTGGTCGACCACCTGCCACGGCGCAGGCTGGGCATGGTCGCCTGCCTCGGTCTGGTCGCCACCGCCGCCGTGCTGGTGGCCGTGGCGACGGGCGGCCTGCCGTTCGAGGGCGTGTGGCCGATCTACCTGGCCATCGCCCTGACCGGCATGGTCCGCGCCTTCCTCTCGCCCATCTACAACGCGTTGTTCGCGCGGGTATTGGCGCGCGAACAGTTCGCCAACGGTGCTGGTTTCGGCAGCGTGGTGTTCCAGGCCGGCATGGTGATCGGCCCGGCGCTGGGCGGCGCGCTGGTCGGCTGGGGCGGCAAGGGCCTGGCCTACGGCGTGGCCACGGGCATGGCGATGCTGGCGATGGTTGCGTTGGCCCTGTTGAAGGTCGATGAACCACCACCGCCGCCAACCCGCGCGCCGATCTTCGCCAGCATCGCCGAAGGTGCACGTTTCGTGCTGGGCAACCAGATCATGCTCGGGGCGATGGCGCTGGACATGTTTTCGGTGCTGCTCGGCGGCGTGGTGGCGATGCTGCCGGCCTTCATCCGCGAAATCCTGCACTACGGCCCGGAAGGGCTGGGCATCCTGCGCGCGGCGCCGGCGCTGGGCTCGGTCTGTGTCGGCCTGTGGCTGGCGCGGCACCCGTTGCACCGCAATGCCGGGCGCACGCTGCTGTTCGCGGTGGCCGGCTTCGGCCTGTGCGTGATCGGCTTCGGCCTGTCGCAGCACTTCTGGCTGTCGGCAGCGGTGCTGCTGTTCTACGGCGCCTGCGACGGTGTGTCGGTGGTGGTGCGCTCGACCATCCTGCAACTGGCGACACCGGATGAAATGCGCGGGCGGGTGTCGTCGATCAACGGCATCTTCATCAGCTCGTCCAACGAGCTGGGCGCGTTCTACGCCGGCAGCATGGCGCGGCTGCTGGGGCTGGTGCCGGCGGTGGTGGTCGGCGGCTGCGCGGTGCTGGGCGTGGCCGGCGTCACCGCATGGAAGGCGCCGCAGCTGCGCCGCCTGAACCTGCGCGACCTGCAATAA
- a CDS encoding Allantoinase, whose amino-acid sequence MSSTLITNARMVNEGRTFDGDLRIENGRIAQIGDGLATRAGEEVVDAAGRWLLPGMIDDQVHFREPGLTHKGDVATESAAAVAGGLTSFMDMPNTNPPTLNAQALQAKYDAAAGRAWGNYGFYHGASNDNLEHIQTLDPKTAPGVKVFMGASTGNMLVDNPETLDAIFRDCPTPIITHCEDTPMIDANAKAFAEKYGDALSAEQHPDIRSREACLKSSQLAVSLAKKHGTRLHVLHISTADELALFEKGPLIRADGSRKQITAETCIHFLRFDRGDYARLGNLIKCNPAIKDASDRQALTAALVEDVIDVLATDHAPHTWEEKQKPYPQAPSGLPLVQYALVAALELVHEGKLRIEQVVQKFAHAPAQLFDVEQRGFLREGYFADLVLVEDIPFTVKREDILSKCAWSPFEGMSFRSRIASTWVNGQQVWNGRELVGQPAGRRLTFDR is encoded by the coding sequence ATGTCCTCCACGCTCATCACCAATGCCCGCATGGTCAACGAAGGCCGCACCTTCGACGGCGACCTGCGCATCGAGAACGGCCGCATCGCGCAGATCGGTGACGGGCTGGCCACGCGCGCCGGCGAGGAAGTGGTGGACGCGGCCGGGCGCTGGCTGCTGCCGGGGATGATCGACGACCAGGTGCATTTCCGCGAACCGGGCCTGACCCACAAGGGCGACGTGGCCACCGAGTCGGCCGCGGCCGTGGCCGGCGGCCTGACCAGCTTCATGGACATGCCCAACACCAACCCGCCCACGTTGAACGCGCAGGCGCTGCAGGCCAAGTACGATGCCGCTGCCGGCCGCGCGTGGGGCAATTACGGCTTCTACCACGGAGCCAGCAACGACAATCTGGAGCACATCCAGACGCTGGACCCGAAGACCGCGCCGGGCGTGAAAGTATTCATGGGCGCCTCCACCGGCAACATGCTGGTGGACAACCCGGAAACGCTGGATGCGATCTTCCGCGACTGCCCCACGCCGATCATCACCCATTGCGAAGACACGCCGATGATCGACGCCAACGCCAAGGCATTCGCCGAGAAATACGGTGATGCCTTGAGCGCCGAGCAGCACCCGGACATCCGCTCGCGCGAGGCCTGCCTGAAGTCCTCGCAATTGGCGGTGTCGCTGGCGAAGAAGCACGGCACCCGCCTGCACGTGCTGCACATTTCCACCGCCGACGAACTGGCGCTGTTCGAGAAGGGCCCGTTGATCCGCGCCGACGGCAGCCGCAAGCAGATCACCGCCGAAACCTGCATCCACTTCCTGCGCTTCGACCGCGGCGATTACGCGCGGCTGGGCAACCTGATCAAGTGCAATCCGGCGATCAAGGACGCCAGCGACCGCCAGGCACTGACCGCCGCGCTGGTCGAAGACGTAATCGACGTGCTGGCCACCGACCATGCCCCGCACACCTGGGAAGAGAAGCAGAAGCCCTACCCGCAGGCGCCCTCGGGCCTGCCGCTGGTGCAGTATGCGCTGGTCGCCGCGCTGGAGCTGGTGCACGAAGGCAAGCTGCGCATCGAGCAGGTGGTGCAGAAGTTCGCCCATGCCCCGGCGCAGCTGTTCGACGTGGAGCAGCGCGGTTTCCTGCGCGAAGGCTATTTCGCCGACCTGGTGCTGGTGGAAGACATCCCGTTCACGGTCAAGCGCGAGGACATCCTGTCCAAGTGCGCGTGGTCGCCGTTCGAGGGCATGAGCTTCCGCTCGCGCATCGCCTCCACCTGGGTCAACGGCCAGCAGGTATGGAATGGCCGCGAACTGGTCGGCCAGCCGGCCGGCCGGCGCCTGACCTTCGACCGCTGA